A part of Candidatus Bathyarchaeota archaeon genomic DNA contains:
- a CDS encoding HNH endonuclease: MLTKEDLLRKLKMKELSTLANQNGISLVGKKLYTFGQPEYKLPKKEVIKALLDSPKITKEKIREMFEPTSKKKIRKGIPKAVKEQVWKKYIGVKNAEGKCYVCKKPIHVMDFDVGHNRAVFKGGTDRLTNLRPVCRSCNSSMGTMSIEAYKRKFFSSKRS, translated from the coding sequence GTGTTAACGAAAGAGGACCTTCTTCGGAAGCTAAAAATGAAAGAGCTTAGCACATTGGCAAACCAGAACGGAATATCGCTAGTGGGAAAAAAGCTTTATACCTTTGGTCAACCCGAATACAAGTTGCCTAAAAAAGAAGTCATCAAAGCTCTTCTTGACTCTCCCAAGATTACAAAAGAGAAGATTAGGGAAATGTTTGAACCTACTTCTAAGAAGAAGATTAGAAAAGGAATCCCTAAAGCCGTCAAAGAACAGGTTTGGAAAAAATACATCGGTGTGAAAAACGCGGAGGGGAAATGCTATGTCTGCAAGAAACCAATTCATGTTATGGATTTTGATGTGGGGCACAACAGAGCAGTTTTCAAGGGTGGCACTGACAGGCTCACCAATTTGAGACCTGTATGTAGAAGCTGCAATTCTTCTATGGGAACCATGTCTATTGAGGCCTATAAAAGAAAATTTTTTTCCTCGAAGCGTTCATGA
- a CDS encoding DUF559 domain-containing protein, with protein sequence MRCYCSICKETISEQVFEYSKRYYGKPLCIYHQKMARNADKPQPKITPQARSLSEALRKRGIKNKLEDYDGYKHVDISIPWARLNIEIDGRHHLLNPKQLYSDLERDSFSQNDEKSTIRITNDAIERDLDGIADSIAKVARRRYRKDNSVFFP encoded by the coding sequence ATGCGTTGCTACTGCAGCATTTGCAAGGAAACAATAAGTGAGCAAGTCTTTGAATACTCTAAGAGATATTATGGCAAGCCCCTTTGTATCTATCATCAAAAGATGGCAAGAAACGCCGATAAACCACAGCCAAAGATTACACCACAAGCGAGAAGTCTCTCTGAGGCTCTTAGAAAAAGAGGTATCAAAAATAAGTTAGAGGACTACGATGGGTACAAGCACGTCGATATTTCCATTCCATGGGCAAGATTAAACATAGAGATAGACGGAAGGCACCACTTGTTAAATCCTAAACAGCTTTATTCTGACTTGGAGCGTGATTCCTTCTCACAAAATGACGAAAAGAGCACTATAAGAATCACGAATGACGCTATTGAAAGAGATTTAGATGGTATAGCAGACTCAATCGCGAAAGTAGCTAGGAGAAGATATCGTAAGGACAATTCAGTGTTCTTTCCTTAA